Proteins encoded within one genomic window of Lynx canadensis isolate LIC74 chromosome B2, mLynCan4.pri.v2, whole genome shotgun sequence:
- the PRSS35 gene encoding inactive serine protease 35, with translation MLRRTKEKSKMENVLFCWIFFTLGWTLTDGSEMEQDFMWHLRKIPRVVSERTFRLTSPTFKADTKMVLDRVCGIECQKELPAPSLSDLEDSLSYETVFENGTRTLTRVKVQDVVLEPTQNITTKGALVRRRRQVYGTDSRFSILDKRFLTNFPFNTAVKLSTGCSGILISPSHVLTAAHCVHDGKDYIKGSKKLRVGLLKMRNKGGGKKRRGSKRSRREANGGDKREGTKVNLERDKAGRRRRKESGRGQRAAEGKPSFQWTRVKNTHIPKGWARGGRGEAALDYDYALLELKRPHKKKYMELGISPTIKKLPGGMIHFSGFDRDRADQLVYRFCSVSDESNDLLYQYCDAESGSTGSGVYLRLKEPDKKNWKRKIIAVYSGHQWVDVHGVQKDYNVAVRITPLKYAQICLWIHGDNANCTYG, from the exons ATGCTTCGCAG gacaaaagagaagagcaaaatgGAAAACGTGCTATTTTGTTGGATATTTTTCACCCTTGGGTGGACCCTCACTGATGGATCTGAAATGGAACAGGATTTTATGTGGCACTTGAGAAAAATACCCCGGGTTGTCAGTGAAAGGACTTTCCGTCTCACCAGCCCCACCTTCAAGGCAGATACTAAGATGGTGCTAGATAGAGTGTGTGGCATTGAATGCCAGAAAGAactcccagctcccagccttTCTGATCTGGAAGACTCTCTTTCCTACGAGACTGTCTTTGAGAATGGCACCAGAACCCTGACTAGAGTGAAAGTCCAAGATGTGGTCCTTGAGCCAACTCAGAATATCACCACAAAAGGAGCACTggtgaggaggagaaggcaggtgtATGGCACAGACAGCAGGTTCAGCATCTTGGACAAAAGGTTCTTAACCAATTTCCCTTTCAATACAGCTGTGAAGCTCTCCACAGGCTGCAGTGGCATCCTCATTTCCCCCAGCCACGTTCTAACAGCGGCCCACTGTGTGCATGATGGAAAGGACTACATCAAAGGGAGTAAAAAGCTAAGGGTAGGGTTGTTGAAGATGAGAAATAAGGGTGGTGGCAAGAAACGTAGGGGTTCtaagaggagcaggagagaggcgaATGGTGGTGACAAGAGAGAAGGTACCAAGGTGAATCTGGAGAGAGACAAggctggaagaagaagaagaaaggaatctgGTCGGGGCCAGAGAGCTGCTGAGGGGAAGCCCTCCTTCCAATGGACCCGGGTCAAGAATACCCACATCCCCAAAGGCTGGGctagaggagggagaggggaagccGCTTTGGACTATGACTATGCTCTTCTGGAATTGAAGCGCcctcataaaaagaaatatatggaacTAGGAATCAGTCCAACCATCAAGAAGCTGCCTGGAGGAATGATCCACTTCTCAGGATTTGATCGTGATAGGGCAGATCAATTAGTCTACCGGTTTTGTAGTGTGTCTGATGAATCCAATGATCTCCTCTATCAATACTGTGATGCTGAGTCGGGATCCACTGGTTCTGGGGTCTATCTTCGTCTGAAAGAACCAGACAAAAAGAACTGGAAACGCAAAATCATTGCGGTCTATTCAGGCCACCAGTGGGTGGATGTCCACGGCGTTCAGAAGGACTACAATGTGGCGGTGCGCATCACTCCCCTCAAGTATGCCCAGATTTGCCTCTGGATTCATGGAGATAATGCCAACTGTACTTATGGCTGA